The following coding sequences are from one Thermaerobacter subterraneus DSM 13965 window:
- a CDS encoding flagellar basal body rod protein FlgB produces MWGRVNDELAAGLEVLALRQRLLAQNVANAETPGYKRYDLDFARALEAALAGRGPAGGQAAGWAAGAAGTAGTGGAEPAVAAAPATGAGGAGAAGAGGVAVGPAVPGGRLSLGVTHPGHLPGRWAPADPAVAVYRETGSSLRNDGNNVDLDAEMARMAENGVHYQALVRQLSDRIALLRTVIAEGRR; encoded by the coding sequence GTGTGGGGGCGCGTCAACGATGAACTGGCTGCCGGGCTGGAGGTCCTGGCCCTCCGCCAGCGACTGCTGGCCCAGAACGTGGCCAACGCCGAGACGCCCGGCTACAAGCGGTATGATCTCGACTTCGCCCGGGCTCTGGAGGCGGCGCTGGCCGGTCGCGGGCCGGCGGGAGGCCAGGCCGCGGGGTGGGCAGCCGGGGCCGCCGGCACCGCCGGGACCGGAGGGGCCGAACCGGCCGTGGCGGCCGCACCAGCCACCGGGGCCGGGGGCGCGGGGGCAGCCGGAGCGGGCGGGGTGGCGGTCGGGCCTGCCGTACCCGGTGGCCGGCTGTCCCTGGGCGTCACCCACCCAGGCCACCTGCCGGGCCGGTGGGCACCAGCAGATCCGGCGGTAGCGGTATACCGGGAGACCGGTTCCTCCCTGCGCAACGACGGCAACAACGTCGACCTGGACGCGGAGATGGCGCGGATGGCGGAAAACGGCGTGCACTATCAGGCCCTGGTGCGGCAGCTGTCCGATCGCATCGCCCTGCTGCGCACGGTCATCGCCGAGGGGAGGCGGTAA
- the flgC gene encoding flagellar basal body rod protein FlgC, which yields MAGGMFSTFDIAASGMTAQRLRLDLIASNLANVDSTRTPQGGPYRRLVPVFEERATPFARILRERGAVPGPVPAAGAAAGWARSPLAGVAGGPVPPVAGPGAAGPGGTGAAPGGVQVAAVVGDPSPPRLVYDPAHPDAGPDGYVAYPNVDPLAEMVNLLAATRAYEANVAVFAAARTLALRALDIGRG from the coding sequence GTGGCGGGCGGGATGTTCAGCACCTTCGACATCGCGGCCAGCGGCATGACGGCCCAGCGGCTGCGCCTGGACCTGATCGCCAGCAACCTGGCCAACGTGGACTCCACCCGTACCCCCCAGGGCGGGCCCTACCGCCGGCTGGTGCCGGTCTTCGAGGAACGCGCGACGCCCTTCGCCCGGATCCTGCGGGAACGGGGTGCGGTGCCGGGGCCGGTGCCGGCGGCGGGTGCCGCAGCCGGCTGGGCACGCTCCCCCCTGGCCGGCGTAGCGGGTGGGCCGGTGCCGCCCGTAGCCGGTCCGGGCGCGGCGGGTCCCGGCGGGACCGGAGCCGCCCCCGGCGGGGTCCAGGTGGCGGCCGTGGTCGGCGATCCCTCGCCGCCCCGGCTGGTGTACGACCCGGCCCATCCCGACGCGGGCCCGGATGGTTACGTGGCGTACCCCAACGTGGACCCGCTGGCGGAGATGGTCAACCTGCTGGCGGCGACCCGGGCCTACGAGGCCAATGTGGCGGTCTTCGCCGCGGCCCGCACCCTGGCCCTGCGGGCGCTGGACATTGGCCGCGGCTGA
- the fliE gene encoding flagellar hook-basal body complex protein FliE: protein MNPWGVQAPGNVAWPGSSPATGLGGTFGPSGRAAAAAAGDGPAAGSTGPGGVGPSFLQELARALQQLEGAAGEADAMARRLVTGQVQDLSQVMVASEKARLAIELAVQLRNKALEAYQEIMRMPV, encoded by the coding sequence ATGAACCCATGGGGTGTCCAAGCCCCCGGCAACGTCGCCTGGCCCGGTTCTTCCCCGGCGACCGGTCTGGGCGGGACCTTCGGACCGTCCGGAAGGGCGGCGGCTGCGGCCGCGGGCGACGGCCCGGCGGCCGGTTCCACCGGGCCCGGTGGCGTGGGACCCAGCTTCCTGCAGGAACTGGCCCGCGCCCTCCAGCAGCTGGAGGGCGCGGCCGGCGAGGCCGACGCCATGGCCCGGCGCCTGGTGACGGGCCAGGTCCAGGACCTGTCCCAGGTCATGGTGGCCAGCGAGAAAGCGCGGCTGGCCATCGAACTGGCGGTGCAGCTGCGCAACAAGGCGCTCGAGGCCTACCAGGAGATCATGCGCATGCCCGTGTGA
- the hslU gene encoding ATP-dependent protease ATPase subunit HslU yields MERGAVQGAAWEPDRLTPRQIVAELDRYIVGQAEAKRAVAIALRNRWRRQQLPPHLRDEVAPKNILMIGPTGVGKTEIARRLARLTGAPFIKVEATKFTEVGYVGRDVESIIRDLLETAIRMVKAERVAAVEDRARAAADDRLLDVLVPPPRRRPQRAGSPWEMLLGSLGAGMPGPAEPARPEEEEDWRRHRQEAAARLRSGQLEDQVVEIEVEDQAPPMVDILGGPGLEEVTLNVQDLLKDWLPRRKRRRRLPVREAREVLAQEEAQKLIDMDQVVAEAIRRTEQAGIVFIDEIDKIAGRERGHGPDVSREGVQRDILPIVEGSTVMTRHGPVRTDHILFIAAGAFHIARPSDLIPELQGRFPIRVELQPLTRDDFKRILTEPDNALLRQYQALLATDGVELEFTPDAVEALADMAARANQQAENIGARRLHTLLERLLEPVAFDAPDALQGKVVVDAAFVRQRLEGVLQDQDLSRYIL; encoded by the coding sequence GTGGAACGGGGAGCCGTCCAGGGCGCCGCGTGGGAACCCGACCGGCTGACCCCCCGCCAGATCGTGGCGGAGCTGGACCGGTACATCGTCGGCCAGGCGGAGGCCAAGCGGGCGGTGGCCATCGCCCTGCGCAACCGCTGGCGGCGGCAGCAGCTGCCGCCGCACCTGCGGGACGAGGTGGCGCCGAAGAACATCCTGATGATCGGCCCCACCGGGGTGGGCAAGACGGAGATCGCCCGGCGGCTGGCCCGGCTGACGGGAGCTCCCTTCATCAAGGTCGAGGCGACCAAGTTCACCGAAGTGGGCTATGTGGGCCGCGACGTGGAGTCCATCATCCGGGACCTCTTGGAGACGGCCATCCGCATGGTCAAGGCGGAGCGGGTGGCCGCCGTCGAGGACCGGGCCCGGGCCGCGGCCGACGACCGCCTGCTGGACGTGCTGGTTCCGCCGCCCCGGCGGCGCCCCCAGCGCGCCGGGTCGCCCTGGGAGATGCTGCTGGGGTCCCTGGGGGCCGGGATGCCGGGTCCGGCCGAGCCCGCCCGGCCCGAGGAAGAGGAGGACTGGCGCCGGCACCGCCAGGAGGCGGCTGCGCGGCTGCGCAGCGGGCAGCTGGAGGACCAGGTGGTCGAGATCGAGGTGGAAGACCAGGCGCCGCCCATGGTCGACATCCTGGGCGGGCCGGGCCTGGAAGAGGTCACCCTGAACGTGCAGGACCTGCTCAAGGACTGGCTGCCCCGGCGCAAGCGCCGGCGCCGCCTGCCGGTGCGGGAGGCCCGGGAGGTGCTGGCCCAGGAAGAGGCCCAGAAGCTGATCGACATGGACCAGGTGGTGGCCGAGGCCATCCGGCGCACGGAGCAGGCGGGCATCGTCTTCATCGACGAGATCGACAAGATCGCCGGCCGGGAGCGGGGCCACGGGCCCGACGTCTCCCGGGAAGGGGTGCAGCGGGACATCCTGCCCATCGTCGAGGGCTCCACGGTGATGACCCGGCACGGCCCGGTGCGCACGGACCACATCCTCTTCATCGCGGCGGGAGCCTTCCACATCGCCAGGCCCTCGGACCTGATCCCCGAGCTGCAGGGCCGGTTCCCCATCCGGGTGGAGCTGCAGCCCCTCACCCGGGACGACTTCAAGCGCATCCTGACCGAGCCGGACAATGCCCTGCTGCGCCAGTACCAGGCCTTGCTGGCCACCGACGGGGTGGAGCTGGAGTTCACCCCGGACGCGGTGGAGGCCCTGGCGGACATGGCGGCCCGGGCCAACCAGCAGGCGGAGAACATCGGAGCCCGGCGCCTGCACACCCTGCTGGAACGGCTGCTGGAGCCGGTGGCCTTCGACGCCCCGGACGCCCTCCAGGGCAAGGTGGTGGTGGATGCTGCGTTCGTCCGCCAGCGGCTGGAGGGAGTCCTCCAGGATCAGGATCTGAGCCGGTACATCCTCTGA
- the hslV gene encoding ATP-dependent protease subunit HslV: MGEGQPRFHGTTILAVRRNGRVAMAGDGQVTLQQHMVMKHRARKVRRLYHGRVLAGFAGSVADAVALMERFEGKLEEHGGQLVRAAVELAKDWRTDRLLRRLEALLVVADADHLLLVSGSGEVLEPDDGIVAVGSGGGFALAAARALARHTGLDAAAICREAMRIAAELCVYTNDQLVIEEL; this comes from the coding sequence ATGGGCGAGGGGCAACCCCGCTTTCACGGCACCACCATCCTGGCCGTGCGCCGCAACGGCCGGGTGGCCATGGCCGGCGACGGCCAGGTGACCCTGCAGCAGCACATGGTGATGAAGCACCGGGCCCGCAAGGTGCGGCGGCTCTACCACGGGCGGGTGTTGGCCGGGTTCGCGGGCAGCGTGGCCGACGCCGTGGCCTTGATGGAGCGCTTCGAGGGGAAACTGGAGGAACACGGCGGCCAGCTGGTCCGGGCGGCGGTGGAACTGGCCAAGGACTGGCGCACCGACCGGCTGCTGCGCCGCCTGGAAGCCCTGCTGGTGGTGGCCGACGCCGACCACCTGCTGCTGGTGTCGGGGTCGGGGGAAGTGCTCGAACCCGACGACGGGATCGTGGCGGTGGGGTCGGGCGGCGGTTTCGCCCTGGCGGCGGCCCGGGCCCTGGCCCGGCACACCGGCCTGGATGCCGCCGCCATCTGCCGGGAGGCGATGCGCATCGCCGCCGAGCTCTGCGTTTACACCAACGACCAGCTGGTGATCGAGGAGCTCTAG